A region from the Andrena cerasifolii isolate SP2316 chromosome 11, iyAndCera1_principal, whole genome shotgun sequence genome encodes:
- the Cct5 gene encoding chaperonin containing TCP1 subunit 5, with translation MTAIPGSVAFDEYGRPFLILRDQDRQKRLTGVNAIKSHILAARNVANILKTSLGPKGLDKLMVSPDGDVTVTNDGATILKNMDVDHEIAKLMVQLSQSQDDEIGDGTTGVVVLAGALLDQAEQLLDKGIHPIRIADGFEMAAKCATEHLKKIIDDFEGSTEDLEPYVRIAMTSLGSKIINKCHRQMAEIAVNAVFAVLDPVTRDVNFELIKVEGKVGGRLEDTILVRGVVIDKDFSHPQMPKRLEDVKLAILTCPFEPPKPKTKHKLDVTSVDDYRALRDYEREKFTEMVKKVKEVGTTLAICQWGFDDEANHLLLQNELPAVRWVGGPEIELIAIATGGRIVPRFEELTPEKLGHAGVVRELTFGTTKDRMLVIEECKNSRAVTIFIRGGNKMIIEEAKRAIHDALCTVRNVIQNRKILYGGGAAEISCSLACADQANKISTLEQYAFNGFAEALEAVPMALAENSGLSPVDTLAEIKARQFAEKNPKLGVDCLNRGTADMKVQNVVETLSSKTQQILLATQLVKMILKIDDIRSPNGDELA, from the exons ATGACCGCGATACCTGGCTCTGTGGCCTTCGATGAATACGGTCGGCCTTTCCTCATCCTTCGCGATCAAGACAGGCAGAAACGACTGACCGGCGTTAATGCAATTAAG TCACATATTTTGGCAGCTCGCAATGTGGCCAACATCCTGAAGACCTCGTTGGGGCCCAAGGGTCTTGACAAATTAATGGTAAGTCCCGATGGGGACGTTACTGTCACAAATGATGGAGCAACAATCCTGAAGAATATGGATGTGGACCATGAAATTGCCAAATTGATGGTCCAGTTATCGCAGTCCCAAGACGATGAAATTGGAGACGGTACTACTGGAGTAGTCGTACTGGCCGGCGCTCTGCTAGATCAAGCAGAGCAACTGTTAGATAAAGGAATTCACCCGATTAGAATAGCGGACGGTTTTGAAATGGCTGCAAAATGCGCGACGGAGCACCTCAAGAAAATCATAGATGACTTCGAGGGGAGCACAGAAGACCTGGAACCATATGTCAGAATTGCTATGACCAGTCTTGGTTCAAAGAT CATCAACAAGTGTCATAGGCAAATGGCAGAAATAGCTGTAAATGCTGTCTTTGCAGTTTTAGATCCTGTCACACGCGATGTGAATTTCGAACTGATAAAAGTAGAAGGAAAAGTAGGTGGCAGGCTGGAGGACACCATCCTAGTTCGTGGTGTTGTTATAGATAAGGACTTCAGTCACCCTCAGATGCCCAAG AGATTGGAAGACGTGAAATTGGCCATTTTGACGTGTCCGTTTGAACCACCGAAACCAAAGACAAAGCATAAGTTGGACGTCACCTCAGTTGATGACTACAGGGCTTTGCGCGATTATGAGCGGGAGAAATTCACGGAAATGGTGAAGAAGGTGAAGGAAGTTGGTACAACTCTCGCTATTTGTCAGTGGGGATTCGATGACGAGGCGAACCATCTTCTCCTGCAAAATGAATTACCTGCGGTTAGATGGGTCGGAGGCCCGGAAATTGAA TTAATCGCTATTGCAACGGGCGGTCGTATCGTTCCACGTTTCGAGGAGTTGACACCGGAGAAACTTGGCCACGCTGGCGTTGTCAGGGAACTAACTTTCGGCACTACTAAAGACCGAATGCTTGTTATCGAAGAGTGCAAGAATTCTCGAGCGGTGACCATTTTCATTCGCGGTGGCAACAAAATG ATTATTGAAGAAGCAAAGCGAGCCATCCACGATGCACTGTGCACGGTTCGCAATGTGATCCAGAACCGAAAGATTCTGTATGGCGGTGGTGCTGCTGAAATTTCCTGCAGCCTTGCATGCGCAGATCAGGCCAACAAGATCAGCACTTTGGAGCAATATGCCTTTAACGGTTTTGCAGAAGCGTTGGAAGCTGTGCCGATGGCGCTAGCCGAGAATTCTGGCCTTTCCCCAGTAGACACCTTGGCTGAAATCAAAGCGCGTCAGTTCGCTGAGAAAAATCCGAAGCTCGGCGTCGACTGCTTGAATCGCGGCACTGCCG ACATGAAAGTGCAAAACGTCGTCGAGACTTTGTCGAGTAAGACGCAGCAGATCCTATTGGCCACGCAGCTGGTGAAAATGATACTTAAAATCGATGACATACGTTCACCAAACGGAGACGAACTGGCCTAA
- the Flz gene encoding transmembrane serine protease filzig isoform X1, which produces MMAVGKTIQLFLVILSSTSVISRSHVAQTQGRRLFGGYRIVPKACQPTIPSRVKSSEPAICMFNYECSRRNGQVVGACMDGFLFGACCQLPSKYSAHGNPEKMPSNDEIFNVHEIDHVPDIPILLNSDGTPLGMTVSQETGVKAETPGMSSNQLSSAGTTYTKITTFDAPSTTARPPSSVSHIMDSIQNAEKPQLPAQPDISHLEEDFPALLGQQSILDDLGLPGLLSHSDASNDIQNHQDNPAINPVTTLLSPDQILQIADPVDQLPALFSQGLGQSNHSSAETILLNENGTTLNEPHSPDDFFKPSVETSPSTTPRPKVTEGLTLMQTKKKPSYGTTYQSGPTTQWVKFPDHSVSSMTNSMSSALDEHKFSTSSMTKLPVVTQMYANTQRLTTASPILETGVGDFAKISTIEERVSTKNVQALGSTDERTTTPMTTLSDDREDLVRVPTITYGTTSGNKKNDAVDKEELAINHIISILNDTKPGSGTTIQSPNSSINKWVSIDETSKPSLVRISTKPPVPGPVTTQSFPYIFYKPAQSSNYYNYETVSTETAHSRPSTQSTFPSTSSFSHSTKTTTNPPAPTVIVLGPLETEFTVETTQKTATKKPLTEAVKYTPTAARPTAGLIRPGPLTTKKPSVSTTITHNISTVISNVATNNVVSTSFFSVNVKDGTTSRPTVSNNYSTESVVAESVQNFEKVPTRRPTIWTTLAPWSDKPSFYLKPSTPSFVFPNDRDTSVPPTTGVKTTTPLPHCDDETAAPDDLINFPPVRNPNLNISSPISQQEKPTIAEAFNNTGYPDIEIISENDIPTPTFIEDDVLSNKVDTFVDKIVQSLQGNFQDLKDIVYKRVNATSTPPPTATKRPSTTTKKPVRKPASTTKPSFTTTKRPATTKRPVNRLTTSKPPLSEKPVRPSKPTTLKPKPTTATGVTTKKPQSTTKRTRPTRRPTTTPATSTEAVVFEEEEETSPSTTLEATTSSQTPFSSHLRSRCGMRPLVRAGKIVGGKGANFGAWPWQVLIREATWLGLFTKNKCGGVLITDKYVITAAHCQPGFLASLVAVLGEFDLSGELEEKRSMTRNVKRIVTYRGYDPATFENDLALLELESPVQFDDHIVPICMPEEGIDFTGRMATVTGWGRLKYNGGVPSILQEVQVPIIKNSVCQEMFQTAGHSKLILDSFLCAGYANGQRDSCEGDSGGPLVMQRPDGRWFLVGTVSHGIKCAAPYLPGVYMRTAYFKPWLEGVTGL; this is translated from the exons ATGGCTGTCGGGAAGACTATCCAATTATTCCTCGTCATCCTTTCTTCGACGTCAGTCATTTCGCGCTCCCACGTGGCTCAAACTCAAG GCAGAAGGCTGTTCGGAGGCTACAGGATAGTGCCGAAAGCGTGCCAGCCAACGATCCCATCGCGAGTGAAGTCAAGCGAGCCGGCGATATGCATGTTCAACTACGAATGCTCCCGTCGAAATGGACAAGTGGTCGGCGCGTGCATGGACGGCTTCCTCTTTGGCGCGTGCTGTCAGCTGCCGTCGAAGTATTCAGCTCATGGCAATCCCGAGAAAATGCCAAGTAACGATGAGATATTCAACGTGCACGAGATCGACCACGTGCCGGACATCCCGATCCTATTAAATTCGGACGGGACGCCGCTCGGAATGACGGTCTCCCAGGAGACGGGTGTCAAAGCTGAGACGCCTGGTATGTCTTCTAATCAGTTGAGCAGCGCGGGGACCACGTACACAAAAATCACTACGTTCGACGCGCCGTCCACCACTGCTAGACCACCGTCCAGCGTTTCGCATATCATGGACAGCATCCAGAACGCGGAAAAACCACAGTTACCCGCTCAGCCGGATATAAGCCACCTCGAAGAAGATTTCCCAGCTCTGCTAGGCCAGCAGAGCATCTTGGACGACCTGGGCCTCCCAGGATTGCTCAGTCACTCCGACGCCAGCAACGACATACAGAATCACCAAGACAATCCCGCGATTAATCCGGTTACCACTCTGCTCAGTCCCGACCAGATACTTCAGATAGCCGATCCGGTTGATCAGCTACCTGCCTTGTTCTCTCAGGGATTGGGTCAGAGCAATCACAGTTCGGCCgagacgatactgctgaacgaGAATGGGACCACGTTGAACGAGCCCCACAGCCCTGACGATTTCTTCAAGCCCAGCGTCGAGACATCACCCAGCACCACTCCCAGGCCCAAAGTCACCGAAGGTCTAACGCTGATGCAAACTAAGAAGAAGCCTTCGTACGGCACTACGTATCAGAGTGGCCCTACCACCCAGTGGGTCAAGTTCCCCGATCACTCGGTCTCCTCCATGACTAATTCGATGTCCTCCGCCCTCGACGAGCACAAGTTCAGCACGTCGTCGATGACGAAATTGCCGGTTGTCACGCAAATGTACGCGAACACGCAAAGACTCACGACTGCCTCTCCCATTTTAGAAACCGGAGTCGGTGACTTTGCAAAGATCAGTACGATAGAGGAGAGGGTGTCCACGAAGAACGTGCAGGCCCTAGGCTCCACTGACGAAAGAACCACCACACCAATGACCACTCTTAGCGACGACAGGGAAGACCTGGTGAGAGTTCCTACGATCACCTACGGCACGACGTCAGGCAACAAGAAGAACGACGCCGTAGATAAAGAGGAGCTGGCGATTAATCACATAATCTCCATTCTGAACGACACGAAACCAGGCTCAGGCACCACTATTCAATCCCCCAACTCGTCCATCAATAAGTGGGTCAGCATCGACGAAACCTCCAAGCCGTCCTTGGTCAGAATCTCCACGAAACCTCCAGTCCCCGGACCTGTCACTACCCAGTCGTTCCCTTACATCTTCTACAAACCGGCGCAATCGTCCAATTACTACAATTACGAGACAGTGTCCACGGAGACCGCTCATTCGAGACCATCGACTCAGTCCACTTTCCCTAGTACCAGCAGCTTCAGTCACTCTACCAAAACGACTACGAACCCTCCTGCACCCACAGTCATAGTTCTAGGCCCCCTTGAAACGGAATTCACCGTAGAGACTACTCAGAAAACGGCTACGAAGAAGCCACTCACGGAAGCTGTTAAATACACCCCGACAGCTGCCAGGCCTACGGCAGGACTGATAAGACCTGGCCCACTTACCACAAAGAAACCCAGCGTTTCTACCACGATCACGCACAATATCAGCACGGTGATTTCGAACGTAGCTACCAACAACGTCGTTTCCACGAGCTTCTTCAGCGTCAACGTGAAGGACGGAACCACTTCGAGGCCGACCGTGAGCAACAACTACAGCACGGAGTCGGTCGTTGCCGAGTCTGTGCAGAATTTCGAGAAAGTGCCGACGAGGAGACCCACGATTTGGACTACTCTCGCTCCGTGGTCCGACAAGCCCAGCTTCTACTTGAAACCGTCTACGCCATCCTTCGTCTTTCCAAACGATAGAGACACCAGTGTGCCACCAACGACAGGTGTCAAAACGACCACTCCCCTTCCGCACTGCGACGACGAGACAGCCGCACCAGACGACCTGATCAATTTCCCACCCGTTCGAAATCCGAATCTCAACATTTCCTCGCCCATCTCGCAGCAAGAGAAGCCAACCATCGCCGAGGCCTTCAACAACACGGGCTACCCTGATATCGAGATCATAAGTGAAAATGATATTCCCACGCCGACGTTCATCGAGGATGACGTCTTGTCCAACAAAGTCGACACGTTCGTGGACAAGATCGTGCAGTCCCTGCAAGGCAACTTCCAG GATCTCAAAGATATTGTTTACAAACGCGTCAACGCGACATCCACTCCGCCACCCACCGCGACGAAGAGACCGAGCACCACCACGAAGAAACCCGTGCGGAAGCCTGCGTCAACGACGAAGCCTTCCTTCACGACAACAAAGAGACCAGCGACCACGAAGAGGCCAGTGAATCGCCTAACGACATCGAAGCCGCCATTATCCGAGAAACCAGTCCGTCCATCGAAACCGACTACTTTGAAACCGAAACCGACCACGGCGACTGGCGTCACCACGAAGAAACCCCAGTCCACGACGAAACGTACCAGACCAACTAGAAGGCCCACCACAACGCCAGCTACCAGCACGGAAGCTGTAGttttcgaagaagaagaagaaactagTCCCTCTACTACGCTGGAAGCTACCACGAGCTCGCAGACTCCGTTCTCGTCCCACCTTCGTTCGC GATGCGGCATGAGACCTCTGGTCAGGGCAGGCAAGATAGTCGGTGGCAAAGGAGCGAACTTCGGCGCATGGCCGTGGCAAGTGTTGATCCGCGAAGCCACCTGGCTCGGCCTCTTCACGAAAAATAAGTGCGGCGGGGTTCTGATCACGGACAAGTACGTCATAACCGCTGCCCACTGTCAGCCAGG ATTTCTGGCGAGCCTTGTAGCCGTTTTGGGAGAGTTCGATCTGTCCGGCGAATTGGAAGAGAAGCGCAGCATGACTAGGAACGTCAAGCGAATCGTCACCTACAGAGGCTACGATCCTGCGACGTTCGAGAACGACTTGGCCCTCCTGGAGCTGGAATCGCCGGTGCAATTCGACGACCACATCGTGCCGATCTGTATGCCGGAGGAAGGCATAGACTTCACTGGTAGAATGGCCACTGTCACTGGCTGGGGGCGGCTCAAATACA ATGGCGGCGTGCCCTCCATTCTGCAGGAAGTCCAAGTGCCCATAATAAAGAATTCAGTTTGTCAAGAAATGTTCCAAACAGCTGGGCACTCTAAGCTGATTCTCGATAGCTTCTTGTGCGCTGGGTACGCTAACGGCCAGAGGGATTCTTGCGAG GGCGACAGCGGCGGGCCGCTAGTAATGCAGCGGCCAGACGGAAGATGGTTTCTGGTCGGCACGGTGTCGCATGGAATAAAGTGCGCTGCACCCTATCTTCCGGGTGTCTACATGAGGACAGCCTACTTCAAACCGTGGCTGGAAGGTGTTACCGGACTCTGA
- the Flz gene encoding transmembrane serine protease filzig isoform X2: MAVGKTIQLFLVILSSTSVISRSHVAQTQGRRLFGGYRIVPKACQPTIPSRVKSSEPAICMFNYECSRRNGQVVGACMDGFLFGACCQLPSKYSAHGNPEKMPSNDEIFNVHEIDHVPDIPILLNSDGTPLGMTVSQETGVKAETPGMSSNQLSSAGTTYTKITTFDAPSTTARPPSSVSHIMDSIQNAEKPQLPAQPDISHLEEDFPALLGQQSILDDLGLPGLLSHSDASNDIQNHQDNPAINPVTTLLSPDQILQIADPVDQLPALFSQGLGQSNHSSAETILLNENGTTLNEPHSPDDFFKPSVETSPSTTPRPKVTEGLTLMQTKKKPSYGTTYQSGPTTQWVKFPDHSVSSMTNSMSSALDEHKFSTSSMTKLPVVTQMYANTQRLTTASPILETGVGDFAKISTIEERVSTKNVQALGSTDERTTTPMTTLSDDREDLVRVPTITYGTTSGNKKNDAVDKEELAINHIISILNDTKPGSGTTIQSPNSSINKWVSIDETSKPSLVRISTKPPVPGPVTTQSFPYIFYKPAQSSNYYNYETVSTETAHSRPSTQSTFPSTSSFSHSTKTTTNPPAPTVIVLGPLETEFTVETTQKTATKKPLTEAVKYTPTAARPTAGLIRPGPLTTKKPSVSTTITHNISTVISNVATNNVVSTSFFSVNVKDGTTSRPTVSNNYSTESVVAESVQNFEKVPTRRPTIWTTLAPWSDKPSFYLKPSTPSFVFPNDRDTSVPPTTGVKTTTPLPHCDDETAAPDDLINFPPVRNPNLNISSPISQQEKPTIAEAFNNTGYPDIEIISENDIPTPTFIEDDVLSNKVDTFVDKIVQSLQGNFQDLKDIVYKRVNATSTPPPTATKRPSTTTKKPVRKPASTTKPSFTTTKRPATTKRPVNRLTTSKPPLSEKPVRPSKPTTLKPKPTTATGVTTKKPQSTTKRTRPTRRPTTTPATSTEAVVFEEEEETSPSTTLEATTSSQTPFSSHLRSRCGMRPLVRAGKIVGGKGANFGAWPWQVLIREATWLGLFTKNKCGGVLITDKYVITAAHCQPGFLASLVAVLGEFDLSGELEEKRSMTRNVKRIVTYRGYDPATFENDLALLELESPVQFDDHIVPICMPEEGIDFTGRMATVTGWGRLKYNGGVPSILQEVQVPIIKNSVCQEMFQTAGHSKLILDSFLCAGYANGQRDSCEGDSGGPLVMQRPDGRWFLVGTVSHGIKCAAPYLPGVYMRTAYFKPWLEGVTGL, from the exons ATGGCTGTCGGGAAGACTATCCAATTATTCCTCGTCATCCTTTCTTCGACGTCAGTCATTTCGCGCTCCCACGTGGCTCAAACTCAAG GCAGAAGGCTGTTCGGAGGCTACAGGATAGTGCCGAAAGCGTGCCAGCCAACGATCCCATCGCGAGTGAAGTCAAGCGAGCCGGCGATATGCATGTTCAACTACGAATGCTCCCGTCGAAATGGACAAGTGGTCGGCGCGTGCATGGACGGCTTCCTCTTTGGCGCGTGCTGTCAGCTGCCGTCGAAGTATTCAGCTCATGGCAATCCCGAGAAAATGCCAAGTAACGATGAGATATTCAACGTGCACGAGATCGACCACGTGCCGGACATCCCGATCCTATTAAATTCGGACGGGACGCCGCTCGGAATGACGGTCTCCCAGGAGACGGGTGTCAAAGCTGAGACGCCTGGTATGTCTTCTAATCAGTTGAGCAGCGCGGGGACCACGTACACAAAAATCACTACGTTCGACGCGCCGTCCACCACTGCTAGACCACCGTCCAGCGTTTCGCATATCATGGACAGCATCCAGAACGCGGAAAAACCACAGTTACCCGCTCAGCCGGATATAAGCCACCTCGAAGAAGATTTCCCAGCTCTGCTAGGCCAGCAGAGCATCTTGGACGACCTGGGCCTCCCAGGATTGCTCAGTCACTCCGACGCCAGCAACGACATACAGAATCACCAAGACAATCCCGCGATTAATCCGGTTACCACTCTGCTCAGTCCCGACCAGATACTTCAGATAGCCGATCCGGTTGATCAGCTACCTGCCTTGTTCTCTCAGGGATTGGGTCAGAGCAATCACAGTTCGGCCgagacgatactgctgaacgaGAATGGGACCACGTTGAACGAGCCCCACAGCCCTGACGATTTCTTCAAGCCCAGCGTCGAGACATCACCCAGCACCACTCCCAGGCCCAAAGTCACCGAAGGTCTAACGCTGATGCAAACTAAGAAGAAGCCTTCGTACGGCACTACGTATCAGAGTGGCCCTACCACCCAGTGGGTCAAGTTCCCCGATCACTCGGTCTCCTCCATGACTAATTCGATGTCCTCCGCCCTCGACGAGCACAAGTTCAGCACGTCGTCGATGACGAAATTGCCGGTTGTCACGCAAATGTACGCGAACACGCAAAGACTCACGACTGCCTCTCCCATTTTAGAAACCGGAGTCGGTGACTTTGCAAAGATCAGTACGATAGAGGAGAGGGTGTCCACGAAGAACGTGCAGGCCCTAGGCTCCACTGACGAAAGAACCACCACACCAATGACCACTCTTAGCGACGACAGGGAAGACCTGGTGAGAGTTCCTACGATCACCTACGGCACGACGTCAGGCAACAAGAAGAACGACGCCGTAGATAAAGAGGAGCTGGCGATTAATCACATAATCTCCATTCTGAACGACACGAAACCAGGCTCAGGCACCACTATTCAATCCCCCAACTCGTCCATCAATAAGTGGGTCAGCATCGACGAAACCTCCAAGCCGTCCTTGGTCAGAATCTCCACGAAACCTCCAGTCCCCGGACCTGTCACTACCCAGTCGTTCCCTTACATCTTCTACAAACCGGCGCAATCGTCCAATTACTACAATTACGAGACAGTGTCCACGGAGACCGCTCATTCGAGACCATCGACTCAGTCCACTTTCCCTAGTACCAGCAGCTTCAGTCACTCTACCAAAACGACTACGAACCCTCCTGCACCCACAGTCATAGTTCTAGGCCCCCTTGAAACGGAATTCACCGTAGAGACTACTCAGAAAACGGCTACGAAGAAGCCACTCACGGAAGCTGTTAAATACACCCCGACAGCTGCCAGGCCTACGGCAGGACTGATAAGACCTGGCCCACTTACCACAAAGAAACCCAGCGTTTCTACCACGATCACGCACAATATCAGCACGGTGATTTCGAACGTAGCTACCAACAACGTCGTTTCCACGAGCTTCTTCAGCGTCAACGTGAAGGACGGAACCACTTCGAGGCCGACCGTGAGCAACAACTACAGCACGGAGTCGGTCGTTGCCGAGTCTGTGCAGAATTTCGAGAAAGTGCCGACGAGGAGACCCACGATTTGGACTACTCTCGCTCCGTGGTCCGACAAGCCCAGCTTCTACTTGAAACCGTCTACGCCATCCTTCGTCTTTCCAAACGATAGAGACACCAGTGTGCCACCAACGACAGGTGTCAAAACGACCACTCCCCTTCCGCACTGCGACGACGAGACAGCCGCACCAGACGACCTGATCAATTTCCCACCCGTTCGAAATCCGAATCTCAACATTTCCTCGCCCATCTCGCAGCAAGAGAAGCCAACCATCGCCGAGGCCTTCAACAACACGGGCTACCCTGATATCGAGATCATAAGTGAAAATGATATTCCCACGCCGACGTTCATCGAGGATGACGTCTTGTCCAACAAAGTCGACACGTTCGTGGACAAGATCGTGCAGTCCCTGCAAGGCAACTTCCAG GATCTCAAAGATATTGTTTACAAACGCGTCAACGCGACATCCACTCCGCCACCCACCGCGACGAAGAGACCGAGCACCACCACGAAGAAACCCGTGCGGAAGCCTGCGTCAACGACGAAGCCTTCCTTCACGACAACAAAGAGACCAGCGACCACGAAGAGGCCAGTGAATCGCCTAACGACATCGAAGCCGCCATTATCCGAGAAACCAGTCCGTCCATCGAAACCGACTACTTTGAAACCGAAACCGACCACGGCGACTGGCGTCACCACGAAGAAACCCCAGTCCACGACGAAACGTACCAGACCAACTAGAAGGCCCACCACAACGCCAGCTACCAGCACGGAAGCTGTAGttttcgaagaagaagaagaaactagTCCCTCTACTACGCTGGAAGCTACCACGAGCTCGCAGACTCCGTTCTCGTCCCACCTTCGTTCGC GATGCGGCATGAGACCTCTGGTCAGGGCAGGCAAGATAGTCGGTGGCAAAGGAGCGAACTTCGGCGCATGGCCGTGGCAAGTGTTGATCCGCGAAGCCACCTGGCTCGGCCTCTTCACGAAAAATAAGTGCGGCGGGGTTCTGATCACGGACAAGTACGTCATAACCGCTGCCCACTGTCAGCCAGG ATTTCTGGCGAGCCTTGTAGCCGTTTTGGGAGAGTTCGATCTGTCCGGCGAATTGGAAGAGAAGCGCAGCATGACTAGGAACGTCAAGCGAATCGTCACCTACAGAGGCTACGATCCTGCGACGTTCGAGAACGACTTGGCCCTCCTGGAGCTGGAATCGCCGGTGCAATTCGACGACCACATCGTGCCGATCTGTATGCCGGAGGAAGGCATAGACTTCACTGGTAGAATGGCCACTGTCACTGGCTGGGGGCGGCTCAAATACA ATGGCGGCGTGCCCTCCATTCTGCAGGAAGTCCAAGTGCCCATAATAAAGAATTCAGTTTGTCAAGAAATGTTCCAAACAGCTGGGCACTCTAAGCTGATTCTCGATAGCTTCTTGTGCGCTGGGTACGCTAACGGCCAGAGGGATTCTTGCGAG GGCGACAGCGGCGGGCCGCTAGTAATGCAGCGGCCAGACGGAAGATGGTTTCTGGTCGGCACGGTGTCGCATGGAATAAAGTGCGCTGCACCCTATCTTCCGGGTGTCTACATGAGGACAGCCTACTTCAAACCGTGGCTGGAAGGTGTTACCGGACTCTGA
- the Spab gene encoding space blanket encodes MHMCVALVTVALASTMQFGVEAWGGLFNRFSPEMLSNLGYGGHGDYMTKTGLYQRPLSAGYGNSYGNSLEEVADVPCDERLCSANEDCCPGSICVHVDGVVGHCVFDFGQKQGELCRRDNDCETGLMCAEVPGSETRSCQSPVTSNKLYNEECNMSGECDISRGLCCQLQRRHRQTPRKVCSYFKDPLVCIGPVATDQIKSVVQYTSGEKRITGQGNRIFKRVPFA; translated from the exons ATGCACATGTGCGTTGCACTGGTCACCGTCGCTCTGGCGAGCACGATGCAGTTCGGTGTCGAGGCGTGGGGTGGTTTATTCAACCGTTTCAGCCCAGAAATGCTGTCGAATCTTGGCTATGGTGGCCACGGCGACTACATGACCAAGACAGGCTTGTACCAG CGGCCGTTGTCTGCTGGCTACGGGAACTCTTACGGGAACTCCTTGGAAGAAGTCGCGGACGTTCCATGCGACGAGCGACTGTGTTCGGCTAACGAGGACTGTTGCCCGGGCTCAATTTGCGTCCACGTTGACGGAG TAGTCGGCCACTGCGTCTTCGACTTCGGGCAGAAGCAGGGCGAGCTGTGCCGAAGGGACAACGACTGCGAGACTGGTCTGATGTGTGCTGAGGTGCCCGGCAGCGAGACTCGTTCCTGCCAATCGCCGGTGACGTCCAATAAATTGTATA ATGAGGAATGCAACATGTCAGGTGAATGCGACATCAGCCGCGGCTTGTGTTGTCAGCTTCAGAGACGTCACAGGCAAACACCCAGAAAG GTTTGCTCGTACTTCAAGGACCCTCTGGTCTGCATCGGGCCGGTGGCAACGGACCAGATTAAGTCTGTCGTGCAGTACACTTCCGGCGAGAAGCGGATCACTGGACAGGGGAACAGAATCTTTAAGCGTGTCCCTTTCGCCTAA